The Bacteroidia bacterium genome has a segment encoding these proteins:
- a CDS encoding DUF3575 domain-containing protein: MVMHTVAAQNQKKLLVKPDFLATLNHTPTLQPRIEYAFSRKHSIQFTPGFCYGALYRFSVDYDGEYDLNNLIGFNARLEYRYYLDSHITIFKGLYAAPEFLYKSVWYNKGKYFLVHTPDVSYQRMLEYRVNRTVYAYHIKIGYQEKLSERVYIDIFAGIGRRIISIKNNLKIPEDATHISSFGSVEDFYEWDDYGTKTRISITSSILLGFLF; this comes from the coding sequence ATGGTTATGCATACCGTAGCAGCACAAAACCAAAAAAAACTTTTGGTCAAGCCTGATTTTTTAGCTACTTTGAACCATACGCCTACCTTACAGCCCAGAATTGAGTACGCCTTTAGCCGCAAACACAGTATTCAATTCACACCAGGATTTTGCTATGGGGCTTTGTATAGGTTTTCGGTAGATTATGATGGGGAATATGACCTTAACAATCTTATTGGCTTTAATGCTAGGTTAGAATATAGATACTACTTAGACAGTCATATAACAATATTTAAGGGCTTATATGCTGCGCCAGAGTTTTTATATAAATCTGTGTGGTACAACAAAGGTAAATACTTTCTTGTACATACGCCTGATGTTAGTTACCAACGAATGTTAGAGTACAGAGTAAACAGAACTGTGTATGCTTATCACATAAAAATAGGTTATCAAGAAAAATTAAGTGAGAGAGTTTACATTGATATATTTGCAGGTATAGGGCGTAGAATTATTTCCATTAAAAATAATCTCAAAATACCTGAAGACGCTACACACATAAGCAGCTTTGGTTCCGTTGAAGATTTTTATGAATGGGATGATTATGGTACAAAAACACGCATTTCTATTACAAGTAGTATTCTATTAGGTTTTTTATTTTGA
- a CDS encoding cytidine deaminase → MKTIKLNCSYTIIEEWNELQQDEQELIVAAKKASKLAYAPYSEFFVGAAILLKDGKTILTGNNQENAAYPSGLCAERVAYFQAGALGYAKEIAKIAITAYTQKFEYSNPVSPCGACRQVMAEYEQLSKQPTIILLTGSNLLPVYRIEGVEMLLPLQFKLY, encoded by the coding sequence TTGAAAACAATAAAACTTAACTGCTCATACACTATAATAGAAGAATGGAATGAGCTACAACAAGATGAACAAGAGCTGATTGTAGCGGCTAAAAAAGCTTCTAAACTAGCTTATGCACCTTATTCTGAATTTTTTGTAGGCGCTGCTATTTTACTCAAAGATGGAAAAACTATACTTACAGGAAATAATCAAGAAAATGCCGCTTATCCTTCGGGCTTATGTGCCGAACGCGTAGCGTACTTTCAAGCTGGAGCCTTAGGATATGCAAAAGAAATAGCTAAAATTGCAATTACCGCATACACACAAAAGTTTGAATATAGCAACCCTGTAAGCCCTTGCGGTGCTTGCAGACAAGTTATGGCTGAATACGAACAACTTTCTAAACAACCTACTATTATCTTACTTACAGGTTCTAACTTACTTCCCGTATATAGGATTGAAGGGGTTGAAATGCTTTTGCCATTGCAGTTCAAGCTGTATTAA